A window of Microbacterium luteolum contains these coding sequences:
- a CDS encoding PadR family transcriptional regulator, with protein MKDTVDRLTPMGVMVLALLREADMHPYEMVRLMRARHDDRLITITNGTLYHTVARLQKAGLIDELGTDRDGNRPERTTYTLMDAGRDAVIAWVRRELPRVDRPAEFRVALAEAHNLERDDLRELLHERRAALFADHRTHYDGLHSSRAKGVPEQVMVEIERQEALLEAELRWLDSLLARLDADSIPWGPSAFSPSDRYLAQRKAAQQ; from the coding sequence ATGAAGGATACCGTGGATCGGCTCACTCCCATGGGAGTGATGGTGCTCGCGCTGCTGCGCGAGGCCGACATGCACCCCTATGAGATGGTGCGGCTCATGCGCGCGCGCCACGACGACCGGCTGATCACCATCACGAACGGCACGCTTTACCACACGGTGGCTCGCCTCCAGAAGGCCGGACTCATCGACGAACTCGGCACCGATCGCGACGGCAATCGTCCGGAGCGCACGACCTACACCCTCATGGATGCCGGACGAGACGCCGTCATCGCGTGGGTGCGCCGTGAGCTCCCGCGAGTGGATCGCCCTGCCGAATTCCGCGTCGCGCTCGCCGAAGCGCACAACCTCGAGCGGGACGATCTCCGGGAGCTGCTGCACGAGCGTCGGGCCGCGCTGTTCGCCGACCACCGGACGCATTACGACGGACTCCATTCATCCAGGGCCAAGGGCGTCCCCGAACAGGTCATGGTCGAGATCGAGCGCCAGGAGGCCCTCCTCGAGGCCGAACTGCGCTGGCTCGACTCCCTGCTCGCCCGCCTCGACGCCGACAGCATCCCCTGGGGTCCGTCGGCTTTCTCCCCTTCAGACCGCTACCTCGCTCAGCGAAAGGCTGCACAGCAATGA
- a CDS encoding type II toxin-antitoxin system VapC family toxin, translating to MFAGCFYGDCFSYALAITRDEPLLFTGDGFIHTDVRRVE from the coding sequence GTGTTCGCTGGGTGCTTCTACGGCGACTGCTTCTCGTATGCGCTCGCCATCACCCGTGACGAACCGCTGCTGTTCACGGGCGACGGCTTCATCCACACCGATGTGCGGCGCGTCGAGTAG
- a CDS encoding uracil-xanthine permease family protein, whose translation MALWKLHGNGRTLEPGAVVRPDERLNWPATIAIGLQHVIAMFGATFLVPIITGFPVATTLLFSGVGTIMFLLVTRNKLPSYLGSSFAFIAPVTAATASANMGTALAGIVAVGVLLAIIGVVVHTVGVKWVDRFLPPVLAGTIVALIGFNLAGAAHNNYAAAPITATFTLAITIIFAVVFRGFLGRISIFLGVIAGYIFAAFRGELNFEAVEKADWIGLPTFTLPNFTEPGTLTALAMFLPVVLVLIAENVGHVRGVATMTGDSTINEQTGKALIADGVSTTLAGFFGGSGTTTYGENIGVMASTRVYSTAAYWVAGAAAILLSLSPKFGEVINSVPAGVLGGVTTALYGLIGVIGIKIWVDNRVDFSRPVNQYTAAVALIMAVGGFMIKDEASGFELGGIVIATVAAILIYHLGNLIARLRKTGADDPKPLEAVGPLGGDPA comes from the coding sequence ATGGCCCTGTGGAAGCTGCATGGAAACGGCCGCACGCTCGAGCCCGGCGCCGTCGTGCGCCCGGATGAGCGCCTGAACTGGCCGGCCACGATCGCGATCGGCCTCCAGCACGTGATCGCGATGTTCGGCGCCACGTTCCTCGTGCCGATCATCACCGGCTTCCCGGTCGCCACGACGCTGCTCTTCAGCGGCGTCGGCACGATCATGTTCCTGCTCGTCACCCGCAACAAGCTGCCCAGCTACCTCGGTTCGTCGTTCGCCTTCATCGCGCCGGTGACGGCGGCGACGGCATCCGCGAACATGGGGACCGCGCTCGCCGGCATCGTCGCCGTCGGCGTGCTGCTCGCGATCATCGGCGTGGTCGTGCACACGGTCGGCGTCAAATGGGTCGATCGCTTCCTGCCGCCGGTGCTGGCCGGCACGATCGTCGCGCTCATCGGGTTCAACCTCGCGGGCGCGGCGCACAACAACTACGCGGCGGCGCCGATCACCGCGACGTTCACGCTCGCGATCACGATCATCTTCGCCGTGGTCTTCCGCGGGTTCCTCGGACGCATCTCGATCTTCCTCGGCGTGATCGCGGGGTACATCTTCGCGGCGTTCCGTGGCGAGCTGAACTTCGAGGCCGTCGAGAAGGCCGACTGGATCGGACTTCCGACCTTCACCCTCCCGAATTTCACCGAGCCCGGCACGCTGACGGCTCTCGCGATGTTCCTCCCGGTCGTGCTGGTCCTGATCGCCGAGAACGTCGGGCACGTCCGCGGCGTCGCGACCATGACCGGCGACAGCACCATCAACGAGCAGACCGGGAAGGCTCTGATCGCCGACGGCGTCTCGACCACCCTGGCCGGCTTCTTCGGCGGCTCCGGCACGACGACCTACGGCGAGAACATCGGCGTCATGGCGTCGACGCGGGTCTACTCGACCGCCGCCTACTGGGTCGCGGGCGCCGCGGCGATCCTCCTGAGCCTGTCACCGAAGTTCGGCGAGGTCATCAACTCCGTTCCCGCCGGCGTGCTCGGCGGCGTGACCACCGCTCTCTACGGCCTGATCGGCGTGATCGGCATCAAGATCTGGGTCGACAACCGCGTCGACTTCTCCCGCCCGGTGAATCAGTACACGGCCGCTGTCGCGCTGATCATGGCCGTCGGCGGATTCATGATCAAGGACGAGGCCTCCGGCTTCGAGCTCGGCGGCATCGTCATCGCGACCGTCGCCGCGATCCTGATCTACCACCTCGGCAACCTGATCGCCCGCCTCCGGAAGACGGGCGCCGACGACCCGAAGCCGCTCGAGGCCGTGGGTCCGCTCGGCGGCGACCCGGCCTAG
- a CDS encoding phosphoribosylaminoimidazolesuccinocarboxamide synthase: MSTSSEGTARTIPGWRHIYSGKVRDLHASEDPADTRILVVASDRVSAFDFVLSPGIPEKGALLTRLSRWWFAQLSDVPNHLADGAIPESVADRAMLAQSLEMLPIECVVRGYITGSGWAEYQESGTVCGIPLPAGLQNGDRLPEPLFTPAYKAPMGEHDENITFEKVVELVGPERAAELRDASLAIYTRAAAIAEDKGLILADTKFEFGTDGDGVLRLADEVLTSDSSRYWDAEAWKTGTTPSERMASFDKQIVRDWLAANWDKQGEPPLLPEDIVERTADRYRELIERLGA, from the coding sequence GTGAGCACCTCATCAGAAGGCACGGCACGGACCATTCCCGGCTGGCGGCACATCTACTCGGGCAAGGTCCGCGACCTGCATGCCTCCGAGGATCCGGCGGACACGCGCATCCTCGTGGTCGCCTCCGACCGCGTGAGCGCCTTCGACTTCGTGCTCTCCCCCGGCATCCCCGAGAAGGGCGCCCTGCTCACCCGGCTCAGCCGCTGGTGGTTCGCGCAGCTCTCCGACGTGCCCAACCATCTCGCCGACGGCGCGATCCCGGAATCCGTCGCCGACCGCGCCATGCTGGCGCAGTCGCTCGAGATGCTGCCGATCGAATGCGTCGTGCGCGGCTACATCACCGGTTCCGGATGGGCGGAGTACCAGGAGAGCGGCACCGTCTGCGGCATCCCGCTGCCCGCCGGCCTGCAGAACGGCGACCGCCTGCCGGAACCGCTGTTCACCCCCGCCTACAAGGCGCCGATGGGTGAGCACGACGAGAACATCACCTTCGAGAAGGTGGTCGAGCTCGTCGGCCCCGAGCGCGCCGCCGAACTGCGCGACGCCTCACTCGCGATCTACACCCGTGCCGCCGCGATCGCCGAGGACAAGGGCCTGATCCTCGCCGACACCAAGTTCGAGTTCGGGACGGACGGCGACGGGGTGCTGCGCCTGGCCGACGAGGTGCTCACGAGCGACTCGTCCCGCTACTGGGATGCCGAGGCCTGGAAGACGGGCACCACCCCGAGCGAGCGGATGGCCAGCTTCGACAAGCAGATCGTGCGCGACTGGCTGGCCGCGAACTGGGACAAGCAGGGCGAGCCGCCACTGCTTCCCGAAGACATCGTCGAGCGCACGGCCGACCGCTACCGCGAGCTGATCGAGCGCCTCGGGGCGTGA
- a CDS encoding GNAT family N-acetyltransferase yields the protein MSDDTFTERLRLARPVSGDLDALFPIQTDPRVWTHYPSLRHTDPAQTLEMIERWRRSWAEAGLGSWVARLRDTDEVVGNGGCTLLGGRVWNVGYRISADHHGRGLATELARAGIERARAIDPDRPMIAYLVEHNTASAHVAEKLGLALVHRGPDAGNPDPSVVRLVYADRPLTLAQLDAALR from the coding sequence GTGAGTGACGACACCTTCACCGAGCGCCTTCGACTGGCGCGTCCCGTCTCGGGCGACCTCGACGCCCTGTTCCCGATCCAGACCGATCCTCGGGTGTGGACGCATTATCCGAGCCTCCGGCACACTGACCCGGCGCAGACCCTCGAGATGATCGAGAGGTGGAGGCGCAGCTGGGCCGAAGCCGGTCTCGGCTCGTGGGTCGCTCGTCTGCGCGACACGGACGAGGTCGTCGGGAACGGCGGATGCACGCTGTTGGGCGGTCGGGTGTGGAACGTCGGCTACCGGATCTCGGCCGACCACCACGGTCGCGGACTCGCGACCGAGCTGGCGCGCGCCGGGATCGAGCGTGCGCGCGCGATCGATCCCGATCGTCCGATGATCGCGTACCTGGTCGAGCACAACACGGCGTCGGCGCACGTCGCCGAGAAGCTCGGCCTCGCTCTCGTGCACCGCGGACCCGACGCGGGCAACCCCGATCCATCGGTCGTTCGCCTCGTCTACGCAGACCGGCCGCTGACCCTGGCACAGCTCGACGCCGCGCTGCGGTGA
- a CDS encoding DHA2 family efflux MFS transporter permease subunit — MTESRQAAGPETGPFATGNAPKSPWPALWALVIGFFMILVDTTIVSVANPAIKAALDPNTNNLDNVVWVTSAYLLTYAVPLLITGRLGDRFGPKNIYLIGLAVFTLASLWCGLSTSLEGLIVARAAQGLGAAFMTPQTMAVITRTFPPNRRGAAMGLWGATAGVATLVGPLLGGVLVDSLGWEWIFFVNLPVGVIAFVAAWILVPRLKTHPHRFDILGVVLSAAAIFLVVFGLQEGEKYDWGVIWGPISVWGLIIAGIVVLALFILQQWKTKSEALVPLDLFRDRNFSGANVAIAAVGFAVTSMSLPLMFFLQIARGLAPTQAALLMIPMAVLSGVLAPLAGRILDRTDPRFILIPGLIAFAAALFWYSSLVNMDTPIWMFLFPSALLGIGSAGMWGPLATTATRMLPMRQAGAGAGIYNTTRTIGSVVGSAAIATFMQARLEANLPGMGDAAGSIGSGGDLPAAVAEGFAAGMSQAILLPAVVILVALVASLFLRGAPKGAPAAQPDVTASAPIE; from the coding sequence ATGACCGAATCACGACAGGCCGCCGGCCCCGAGACCGGGCCGTTCGCCACGGGGAACGCGCCGAAGAGCCCGTGGCCCGCCCTCTGGGCGCTCGTCATCGGCTTCTTCATGATCCTCGTCGACACGACGATCGTCTCGGTGGCGAACCCGGCCATCAAAGCGGCGCTCGATCCGAACACGAACAACCTCGACAACGTGGTGTGGGTCACGAGCGCATATCTGCTGACCTACGCCGTCCCTCTTCTCATCACCGGACGCCTCGGCGATCGCTTCGGCCCGAAGAACATCTACCTCATCGGTCTCGCCGTCTTCACGCTCGCCTCGCTCTGGTGCGGTCTGTCGACCTCGCTGGAAGGGCTGATCGTCGCCCGCGCGGCACAGGGACTCGGTGCCGCATTCATGACCCCGCAGACCATGGCGGTGATCACCCGCACCTTCCCGCCGAATCGCCGCGGCGCCGCGATGGGGCTGTGGGGCGCGACCGCGGGTGTCGCGACGCTCGTCGGCCCGCTGCTCGGCGGCGTGCTCGTCGACAGCCTCGGTTGGGAATGGATCTTCTTCGTCAACCTGCCCGTCGGCGTCATCGCCTTCGTCGCCGCATGGATCCTCGTGCCGCGCCTGAAGACGCACCCGCACCGCTTCGACATCCTCGGCGTCGTGCTCAGCGCGGCCGCGATCTTCCTCGTGGTCTTCGGTCTGCAGGAGGGCGAGAAGTACGACTGGGGCGTCATCTGGGGCCCGATCTCGGTGTGGGGCCTGATCATCGCCGGCATCGTCGTGCTCGCGCTGTTCATCCTGCAGCAGTGGAAGACCAAGAGCGAGGCGCTCGTGCCGCTCGACCTGTTCCGTGACCGCAACTTCTCCGGCGCCAACGTCGCGATCGCCGCGGTCGGCTTCGCCGTGACGAGCATGTCGCTGCCGCTGATGTTCTTCCTGCAGATCGCCCGGGGGCTCGCCCCGACCCAGGCCGCCCTGCTGATGATCCCGATGGCCGTGCTGTCCGGTGTGCTCGCCCCGCTCGCCGGGCGGATCCTCGACCGCACCGACCCGCGGTTCATCCTGATCCCCGGCCTCATCGCCTTCGCGGCGGCGCTGTTCTGGTACTCGTCGCTGGTGAACATGGACACCCCGATCTGGATGTTCCTGTTCCCGTCGGCCCTCCTCGGGATCGGCAGCGCGGGCATGTGGGGACCGCTCGCGACGACGGCCACGCGGATGCTGCCGATGCGCCAGGCCGGAGCCGGCGCCGGCATCTACAACACCACGCGCACGATCGGCTCGGTCGTGGGCTCCGCCGCCATCGCGACCTTCATGCAGGCGCGGCTCGAGGCGAACCTGCCGGGCATGGGGGATGCCGCGGGTTCGATCGGCTCGGGCGGCGATCTGCCCGCGGCGGTCGCCGAAGGCTTCGCGGCCGGCATGTCGCAGGCGATCCTGCTCCCGGCCGTCGTGATCCTGGTGGCGCTCGTCGCCTCGCTGTTCCTGCGCGGAGCTCCGAAGGGCGCGCCCGCCGCACAGCCCGACGTCACGGCATCCGCACCGATCGAGTAG
- a CDS encoding TetR/AcrR family transcriptional regulator: protein MARSDERNRAARERSRETLLQAAVEVFSERGVAGASIAEITSRAGVAQGLVNYHFGGKDQLVAAVIDRWFETVLGFARVEGTPDEALAAVIDGALMATAYALPLQRAVLAMQQQPATHRLFAESEARHEEAATAAEDAVRDLFRARGADDPALEEVMLRSTLEGIFVKFAVFGPTYPLEEARQWMHRRYGLPAPATPMPLAPVIVRDGQPRPRATGAVCPGD, encoded by the coding sequence ATGGCGCGCTCCGACGAACGGAACAGAGCCGCGCGGGAACGCTCGCGTGAGACGCTCCTCCAGGCGGCGGTCGAGGTCTTCAGCGAACGGGGTGTGGCCGGAGCCAGCATCGCCGAGATCACCTCCCGCGCCGGCGTCGCGCAGGGTCTCGTGAACTATCACTTCGGCGGCAAGGACCAGCTGGTCGCCGCCGTGATCGACCGCTGGTTCGAGACCGTCCTCGGTTTCGCCCGTGTCGAGGGGACGCCTGACGAGGCGCTCGCCGCGGTGATCGACGGCGCCCTCATGGCGACCGCGTACGCGCTGCCGCTGCAGCGGGCCGTGCTCGCGATGCAGCAGCAGCCCGCGACGCACCGACTGTTCGCCGAGTCCGAGGCCCGCCACGAAGAGGCGGCGACGGCCGCGGAGGATGCCGTGCGCGACCTGTTCCGTGCCCGCGGCGCCGACGACCCTGCACTCGAGGAGGTCATGCTGCGGAGCACGCTCGAGGGGATCTTCGTGAAGTTCGCCGTGTTCGGACCGACGTATCCGCTCGAAGAGGCGCGGCAGTGGATGCACCGGCGGTACGGGCTGCCCGCACCCGCCACGCCGATGCCGCTGGCGCCCGTGATCGTGCGCGACGGGCAGCCCCGCCCGCGGGCGACCGGGGCCGTCTGCCCGGGCGACTAG
- a CDS encoding DUF2442 domain-containing protein, which translates to MSTSVDDAVAIGVVIDDQELHVRIKDGRTISAPLEWFPRLASATPAERLDWRLIGAGEGIHWRGLDEDIAISALLRGR; encoded by the coding sequence ATGAGTACTTCGGTTGATGACGCCGTGGCCATCGGCGTCGTGATCGACGATCAGGAATTGCACGTTCGCATCAAGGACGGACGCACGATCAGTGCGCCCCTCGAGTGGTTCCCCCGGCTCGCGAGCGCGACCCCCGCAGAGCGCCTCGATTGGCGTCTGATCGGCGCAGGGGAAGGCATCCACTGGCGTGGGCTGGATGAGGACATCGCGATCTCCGCTCTGCTCCGGGGGCGATGA
- a CDS encoding DUF4160 domain-containing protein yields MPTVMRVRGYRFFFYSNEGSEPPHVYVERAEFTAKFWLRPVESAARTRFSGRELRLLHRIVELRRDLIEEAWDEYFG; encoded by the coding sequence ATGCCGACGGTCATGCGCGTGCGCGGGTACCGATTCTTCTTCTACAGCAATGAGGGATCGGAGCCGCCGCATGTGTACGTCGAACGGGCAGAATTCACTGCCAAGTTCTGGTTGAGGCCCGTAGAATCGGCGGCGAGAACAAGGTTCAGCGGTCGGGAGCTCCGTTTGCTGCATCGCATCGTCGAGCTACGGCGCGACCTGATCGAGGAGGCGTGGGATGAGTACTTCGGTTGA
- a CDS encoding DUF1266 domain-containing protein translates to MHPFARVDFNDLGSIIGWLIEQWWVWAIVGVVVLFFIVVWLLPDAKVKPSEQFSTADAEANEIALGFLQITNLPSGPWNDPTASGLGAREKSVLVDQWGVHSRQDWLDNIERLTTDRRRREMWTLYLAVRASLAERLGRTPKAKEWLAAIVEEGGDKRDARSFVTAIEYIESEVRKRVGKDIVSPGVFVKTLDGYALGQAVAMTTWGVALGHGDVGEAREIIRRINADARPGFSSWADFGLSYVAGRVMHWSDGNVDEKSFEKFGDGWSDFKAAATEKRNGPWASLSWSR, encoded by the coding sequence ATGCACCCCTTCGCGCGCGTCGACTTCAATGACCTCGGCTCGATCATCGGCTGGCTCATCGAGCAGTGGTGGGTCTGGGCGATCGTCGGCGTCGTCGTGTTGTTCTTCATCGTCGTGTGGCTCCTTCCGGACGCCAAGGTCAAGCCGTCGGAGCAGTTCTCCACGGCCGACGCCGAGGCGAACGAGATCGCGCTCGGGTTCCTGCAGATCACGAACCTCCCGTCCGGCCCGTGGAACGACCCGACCGCCTCCGGTCTCGGCGCGCGGGAGAAGTCGGTGCTCGTCGACCAGTGGGGTGTGCATTCGCGTCAGGACTGGCTCGACAACATCGAGCGCCTCACCACCGACCGTCGTCGGCGCGAGATGTGGACGCTCTACCTCGCCGTCCGCGCCTCGCTCGCCGAGCGCCTCGGCCGCACGCCGAAGGCGAAGGAATGGCTCGCGGCGATCGTGGAAGAGGGCGGCGACAAGCGCGATGCGCGCAGCTTCGTGACCGCGATCGAATACATCGAGTCGGAGGTGCGCAAGCGCGTCGGCAAGGACATCGTGTCCCCCGGTGTGTTCGTGAAGACGCTCGACGGCTACGCACTGGGTCAGGCCGTCGCGATGACGACCTGGGGCGTGGCGCTGGGCCACGGCGATGTCGGCGAAGCGCGGGAGATCATCCGCCGGATCAATGCCGACGCGCGCCCCGGCTTCAGCTCATGGGCCGACTTCGGCCTGAGCTACGTCGCCGGGCGGGTCATGCACTGGAGCGACGGCAACGTCGACGAGAAGTCGTTCGAGAAGTTCGGTGACGGCTGGTCGGACTTCAAGGCTGCCGCGACCGAGAAGCGCAACGGCCCGTGGGCGTCGCTGTCGTGGAG